TTGGTTGGTCAATGGGATAGCTGTTTGAGAGTGCATGGATGGCCTTATGCTCTCGAGGAGAGGAGCGAGAACGGGCAGCGAAGTTGGCGATGGAGGCTGTTGAAAAGATAGAGGAATTGGTGAAAGGAAAGAAGCTGTTTGGGGGAGAGAGCATCGGGTATCTGGACATTTGTTTGGGATGGATCTCTTACTGGCTGCCTATTTGGGAGGAAGTTGGGTGCATGCAGATCATAGACCCCATTAAGTTTCCTGCTACCAGTTCATGGATCGACACAGTTCTTCATCACCCAGTGATCAGGGACAACTTACCTGCCCGCGAAGCCATGATCGTGTATTTCCAGAAACGCAGCAAAGACATATATGAATCACGCACTGGTTTAAGGGTTTAATCCGTCTGCATCTTCCCAACCTGAATAATGTGGTTTTGTTTGATAAATCggataaaattttatgtatcagACAGACTCATGTTCCGTTCATACAAATAATATCTCAGTGGGGCctgaattttcaatttcaatgggTGAAAATATGTGATTTGGTGTTGGAATTGCGGGTGTATTCCTGTTTTCTTTCATCTTCgggcttttttattttttagtgtgAGCTTACTGTGTTGAAATCTTTCCTTCGAATTCTGGGCCTGGTTTTAGGAGAGAGTGTCGGTTATCTTGCCCATTAGAATATACATTTCTAGggtgttttcaaaatcaaaccGGCCAGTGATCAGTTCACAGTTATATGGTCTGATCATTGATAGTTTCACagcataaatataaaatttatgtataaatataaaatttaaaataattataacaagttaaaaatatatataattacaaattttaatagtatttaatttttatatttgatatatcataaatgtattaatattataaattttattaaataaaacatatataatatttaagtatggagatatatttaaaatgaaaagaaacttgtaatatttaattttatttacacatctttatattttattattttaaaaatattatattaattaatttatattatttttataattattataaaaataaatgccaAAGGgttttatacaataaaaatttgaaaaaaaaaaatcttataatgaaaatgttttatagCTTAACAGTTtaacctcaatttttttaattgaaggtCCAACTCAAGCCCTCTAGCATGCAATTCTTTTTTCCTCACTAACTAAATCCCACAttgaaaatggataaaaaaaatatgtagggAGTATGAGGTATAAAAGGCTTTGACTTGCAAGGCCAATAGGCTTAATGACAAATAGTCTAAATGAGCTCCTCACATGGAATGATCCTTAGGGTTTTGGGCTTGGTTAGTTCGAAAGGAGCCAATCAATTTGAATAGTTCAACAACCAATAGTTAGTCCAAACGGTTCAATACTTTTAATTGGTTGGACTGGCTAGtccaattcaatttttaaaacactgcATTTTTATGATCTCgtctcattttaataaaaatgttcttatatatatatatatatatatatatatatatataaaatgataaatgaaatttatgttCAAAGTGGGTTACTTTTCAAGTAAAGATATGAGAAGGGATAAATTCACACATTGGGGATCATCCATGTGAACTAATTAATTCaaacatttattttatctatcttaaaattgtgattttagtataaatttaaaaatcttaattttgaaaatttaaaaatttgaatatatatttaaaaattatatttacaaattatgatttttaatttacatagaaatcctattttcaaaataccatttcaaactaattttaaagaataaaaaaaaaaagattattttgaacaataattttaaaatatatttgaaatttacattatcattttttaccttttgcttatttatttttgttcacatattattaataaattttaagagaaataaaaaacaaatttgtacAAAACCCAAAGCtgtctttttaaatttgaagtgACAAGAAATGATAAAGTGATGGGAAAGGTATGTTTTAAGCTGGTAATgtggaaaatatgagaaattggAAATCACCTTTTAGGTTTTCAAGATAACTATGCTGATCCCAAAAATAATTTGTGATGTATGCACTCTCAACTTAGTTGTTATTTTATACTCAATATGCCTTTCTCTTTCCTCCGATTCACCTTCCATGtctaaaaaaaccaaaaaaaaaaaaaaaaaccttgaaaaACACCCTCACTTTTCTCTCCCTACTCGACACTAGTACTAAACACAAGATTCCATCCTCCATTTGCTTCATCTCCCtctccaaacccaaaaatctAGAGACCTTAAAACCTTCCACGTCTTGATCtcaatttgaaaaattcaaatccTAAGTTTGAATAAAGTGTGAGAAACTCCAACAATGATTGATGAGGAAATATCATTTACAACCACACTTATCCAAAGTAATTTCAAGACCTCAACTAGTAAACCTCCCTCAAACCATTTCCAGATGATTAGGGTTTTTGAATGCAGACTAGAAACTATCCATTTTTTGCAAGCTACTAGTATACCTCTTTGGCACTCACAATCCTTTAACTTGCATTTACTTGCTTCTTATTAATGTTGTCATCGGTTTTTATAATACTTGTTCACCATCTCAAAGGAAAACTTAACTTCATTAAAATTCCTTATAAATGAAACTTAActataatatatttcaaattgtGACTGAAAATTTAACCTTATTTAggtttttattaaatcaaaccTAACTCCTATGCAGCTGAAGTGAAtatctttaatgaaaaattgatcttAGTAAAAGAagtgaattgaaaaaataaacgtattataataaaaaaaatgaaaaaaaaaatgggaatgtGATGTTTTTGAAGGCAAACAAAGTAAAAAATGGTACAATAGTTTAAAGAGAgtcattttttaatcaaattaaaggaaaatgttaTCTTTACAATTTCATAGTTATTTTGGGTCATGCGTCCAAATCACCTTTCTTCCATCAAAGGTTAAAGATCACTTCCAAGAGTCTTccatctttctttcttcttcaaaaTCGTCACATTCtccattcttttcctttttttttttgttgaggatttttgtagttatttttaGTTAggatttttgtatttattttttgttagggTTTGTTATTGTTGTCAGTAGGGTTTTTTGGGTAGTTTTTTTGTTAGGgctttctattattattattattattattattattggttttttggacaattttcgGTTAAGGTTTTTTATGGTTATGGATTTTTTACtgttttttttgttggaaacttttggttttatttcttggGATTTCgactagagtttttttttttgctattatttttattagagtTTTTTTGCAGTTATTTTATGTTAGGGTTTTATTGCAAGTTGGGTTCTGAATTTTtattggagattttttttttcttttaagatttaaattggatttttttttattgtagttAGGTAGATTAAATAGATGACCATTCTAATAAAGATTTATAGATAAAATAAGAACTTAACCTATTTAAGCTCttcttaaatgaaatttaaccACAATACGATTCAAGTCATTTGATTGGAACTAAAATATGTGTTCTAATGACATATATTCAACATGATTTGAGCATTAAATGAcactcaaatcacccaacttgaccaaATCGATGTTAAGGATCTAGCcatgaatttaaattatattttgaagatTTATCTTAGgttcaaaggaagaaaatggtgcaagttAAATTACGTTAggttttgaaagatcaagaaataattaaatgagaaaatgagtGAGTCAAGACTTACAGATTGAGAAAAGGCAAGACGAGGATATTATGAGTTTAGAAGATGGGGAATGACCATTAtgaagtaagaaagaaggcacacaaacatggaaaatgaggCATGAAACAAATT
This region of Vitis vinifera cultivar Pinot Noir 40024 chromosome 5, ASM3070453v1 genomic DNA includes:
- the LOC100251134 gene encoding glutathione transferase GST 23, translating into MAQQEVKLLGFWASPFAYRVIWALKLKGVDYEYIEEDVFNKSPLLLQLNPLHKRVPVLIHGHRVICESYVIVQYIDETWPQYPLLPQHPYERAMARFWAEFAESKLFESAWMALCSRGEERERAAKLAMEAVEKIEELVKGKKLFGGESIGYLDICLGWISYWLPIWEEVGCMQIIDPIKFPATSSWIDTVLHHPVIRDNLPAREAMIVYFQKRSKDIYESRTGLRV